Proteins encoded within one genomic window of Besnoitia besnoiti strain Bb-Ger1 chromosome II, whole genome shotgun sequence:
- a CDS encoding AP2 domain transcription factor AP2XII-1 (encoded by transcript BESB_039740): protein MDSDKDAKEEGRGSGSGSDGDSVAQTKPADERNGPTSVEERGEASPRQAATASRRGSGDAAEASRDSDGEAAQERRSVCATSEEDASSGRCGDAAGGADWGRGDAPAVRVSQKRRLPSASLDEGADESAGTTSSCREESLGDSGPRKKSAHAPLSDAYPQPLEPHASKEPAPLGAPGGAASASSQFSGAGRASRGPDRESLSSSPADGAGADAYHALAFAAAHASSASQMEQKRSQQLRGLEKAFDAFMASHDLEEGRRPIAGAGAHSSHSGPHHQLGSAYSVEHGGASSSSSADYSRAELEELCRQSGMASRDVSRLLGSVRSVSGKSPDEFRKAAASWARQQLPASALGPGNLASDEGRLYLQRAAALDQQKRLRDRWAAGEAAPGGRWLPEVSRCLRASSGSATVSRRATT, encoded by the coding sequence ATGGACTCTGATAAAGATGCGAAAGAGGAGGGACGCGGGAGCGGCAGTGGCTCAGACGGCGACTCCGTGGCGCAGACCAAGCCAGCGGATGAACGAAACGGGCCTACCAGCgtcgaagagagaggagaagctTCCCCTCGTCAAGCTGCGACGGCCTCCAGGAGGGGCTCGGgtgacgctgcagaggcgagtcGAGACTcggacggcgaagcggcgcaggaaCGGCGCAGCGTGTGCGCGACAAGCGAAGAGGATGCCTCCAGTGGACGCTGTGGCGACGCAGCTGGGGGGGCGGACTGGGGGCGGGGCGATGCTCCAGCGGTGCGAGTCAGCCAAAAGAGGCGTCTGCCGTCGGCCTCTCTTGATGAGGGCGCGGACGAGTCCGCTGGCACGACCAGCTCGTGCCGAGAGGAGAGTCTGGGAGACTCCGGCCCTCGAAAGAAatctgcgcacgcgccgttGTCTGACGCCTACCCGCAGCCGCTCGAGCCGCATGCATCCAAagagccggcgccgctgggcgcGCCCGGCGGAGCGGCGAGTGCCTCGAGTCAGTTCTCCGGGGCAGGTCGAGCGTCGCGGGGACCGGATAGAGAGTCTCTCAGttcgtcgcctgcagacggcgcgggTGCTGACGCATACCACGCgctcgcgttcgccgctgcgcatgcgtcgtcggcgtcgcagaTGGAGCAGAAGCGgtcgcagcagctgcggggCCTGGAGAAGGCGTTTGACGCGTTCATGGCCAGCCACGACCTCGAAGAGGGGCGGCGACCGATcgctggcgcgggcgcgcactCCTCACACTCGGGGCCTCACCATCAGCTGGGAAGTGCGTACTCAGTTGAGCACGGGggggcgtcttcttcgtcttcggcggaCTATTCGCGGGCGGAGCTGGAAGAGCTGTGCCGGCAGAGCGGGATGGCGTCTCGCGACGTCAGCCGGCTGCTGGGGAGCGTGAGGAGCGTGTCTGGGAAGTCGCCGGATGAGTTtaggaaggcggcggcgtcgtgggcgcgccagcagctccctgcgtctgcgctggGGCCCGGGAACCTCGCCTCGGACGAGGGTCGGCTGtacctgcagcgcgccgcggctctcgaccAGCAGAAGAGACTGCGAGACCGCTGGGCGGctggggaggcggcgccgggggggcGGTGGCTGCCGGAAGTCTCTCGCTGTTTGAGAGCGagcagcggaagcgcgaccgtctcgcggagggcgacgacttAG
- a CDS encoding hypothetical protein (encoded by transcript BESB_039750), with product MQWCRRQGGHELSEEYLRARPTFRDASSSRHASGQYASPPPVYALPSARSPWLAKEGGAAPAGAGASSLSSPGAGSWPLKPHAYSYADIQEAMESPVGVLRISPPQLKPPGTGDDDDDRSSATLPKGAETLFWSRGRGLYFLRETDRNKGEDLEGEAGFWVAASEEEYGGYVIHRKFSVAKFGFERAKMVAFRWYNDRHEFRRGPLGRSRNRASPEGAGADRDLPPREAPLGSSFFRWDSGRSSRVGGDVGDKAAVDESKPAGVENPRPKARLMDTSCPVPGVRYDSRDRAWLATWHDGIRQYKRCFSIKKYGFVKAKELAVRMKMSLNAQMGTPAPPGSAASQASPAGPFPSAFRAHFLPRGAPPSRHDSARGDTVAAPEWPRPRSASALPAPSTFASPSATSATQGARDDDCGGFGRDEEGERPSGRQGSLSACFTSLIRSLAGGDRGEAAAAGGTRGPFAGVDRRDEKERRGCEGGGRLSYRSVVENLLASLSEGGGGSSRGHHLLQGEDGALVRKQLIELQSQLVRQLWRGGPRGGNGARLPASPLLGSRDDELAAAALDLAERRHGERDLVAGRGGGLGERERHQGDRGGGRRKGETAPDAESGVNKNGRGFASRGGAADALLAELSSPRAAEEVESFLRSLSSQSRDSLLDSLRRGGAGEEREQRLSGWTDAWRAFLAARRSGGSSSAAAEDREAKEAAAGGGGSKRSFAGAAFGCEDRREPRGDAVSPILAPFGLDERNGAEELRAAAAQRREQRLLADGVEKETAGGEEWLPRRAKEESFWGGAAGLGSSEQKGGGDGLEAVSQSANASGGGLGSLTPSRPASTGGEEKAAGPQDDARGVRRFAGDEALDRDDDMGADAYASFTQLTKREWELLDYLDTLDFETADLDAVMPLINQVPKVRGVCFDRKGLYWISQWHSQQKKHREWFGVKRLGFRKAWALAVCVRRDAEKVEDEPIDYPRIPDYEEVLGVTYARGPSGRYWVAHFAKTLPAASPYYLGSVGRKLFPVSESSFEEARRQAARLVAQAPLPRAFFLDPDRRTTSAFESSRAGECALPTTAADRQFVSRKRLFNVFTWLNGGASWTNVRRWAHAKRMQLAEEDWPVQFPHSGKLTADACGEGERGDADARSFAGDEGVKKEHGSSARPDWLFAPGAIGAENFSPSSVSVPSGAVASASSVTPAGSQKPLPLCHPEETSQSTNREATEEGETVSPAESVRGDARGLDEDLGAGGAAGSREGTAKAREKDEGGGALRSDREGGGVGAAGAAPLAGARAGCEEEGAEEPLSPIDIDSIVADAYESFSDEDAAEADGLGGAGKQSRRIRLPKIGGVYYKRDGNYKAWAASWHIQGKRTRRYFTVKKHGFMNAYLKAVRARREAERHEGISVKHRHHALVAGGGGQAAGTASGGAAALPGDDDARGGLLRSASLASSAAGFPHAIARLLRDRVQANFWGPTPKGDEDAADRPGGHGEKAWLGAAANGSPRGAEAYAPSAVRRDGGAAADAGVPHAEKSGRGGDSAREAGLPPRRAGEEEAPGDGEEDGRGAAALRVGGNLRGEALLHSTAQVSVHLTPLERVAKAIDIDLEELTDRICRAARGRDDGEEDALFRSSSRGVDEDEEDERASHDDALARRLDEKAASAHSGVSKSLEFAMARETLDVLLSDLYSVVSKLSGAGRWVALASPASASSGEPLTGSWLGEAGEQSSKRGRAEADLGGVRERESESVSLCGEEVGPSSTSELHVILQLVVIKHYLSSVRVATKGEQIAPLLALFEPCIKQGLLPHQCCVSRLRWLVCQLCRASIPWLDERNVLTDALLYRRLEELAAEDGDSGGDDADLDDGAPAPAGLITFSSGFGDGAGGSRGGGEARVGDALARKSRQAALALSFRTDSEEEASPGEADDTCLAALIEGGLTKDAEPNGGETRRDAEKSDGVCSGLQCETGEPQGGLSENDGSEVLRCARQKLGSAAPAEDASGSTQSAKPAGRGRVQCEEGKEQACCLLLSASTAPSSAETAGKLKNATPRERSTEPKGRADDALAPGSPRQLAEEGAEESTHGAEARDRASVAFADEVKAAGPVRAPGDSAEGEMKEGAAQRCVAAALSPASSSRGANGDICAAAGLGACEPGEEAGVSSSLLASRCGTPAPVSAATPSGRSTVSSDVPA from the exons ATGCAGTGGTGCAGGCGGCAGGGCGGGCACGAGTTGAGCGAAGAGTACTTGCGAGCGCGGCCTACATTCCGAgacgcctcgtcttcgcgccaCGCGAGCGGACAGTacgcctcccccccgcccgtcTACGCGTTGCCCTCTGCGCGGTCTCCGTGGCTCGCGAAGGAGGGCggtgcggcgcctgcaggcgcgggggcCTCTTCGCTCAGCTCGCCAGGGGCGGGCTCCTGGCCGCTCAAGCCGCACGCGTACTCCTACGCAGACATCCAAGAGGCCATGGAGAGTCCCGTGGGCGTCCTGCGGatctcgcctccgcagctgaaGCCGCCCGGCACcggggacgacgacgacgatcGGTCCAGCGCCACACTCCCCAAAGGCGCGGAAACGCTCTTCTGGTCGAGGGGACGCGGACTCTACTTCTTGCGGGAAACCGACAGAAACAAGGGAGAAGACCTCGAGGGCGAAGCTGGATTCTGGGTCGCCGCCAGTGAAGAGGAATACGGAGGATATGTG ATCCACCGGAAGTTCAGCGTCGCGAAGTTTGGGTTCGAGCGGGCAAAGATGGTCGCGTTCCGCTGGTACAACGACCGCCACGAGTTTCGACGAGGACCGCTTGGACGCTCCAGAAACCGAGCCTCGCctgaaggcgcgggcgcggacagGGATCTTCCTCCGCGAGAAGCTCCGTTGGGctcttcttttttcaggTGGGACTCGGGGCG ATCCTCGCGTGTGGGTGGAGACGTCGGCGACAAGGCGGCAGTCGACGAGTCGAAGCCCGCGGGCGTCGAGAACCCGCGCCCCAAGGCCCGGCTGATGGACACCAGTTGCCCCGTGCCCGGCGTGCGCTACGACTCCCGCGAtcgcgcgtggctggcgaCTTGGCACGATG GGATTCGGCAGTACAAGCGTTGCTTCAGCATCAAGAAATACGGGTTCGTGAAGGCCAAGGAGCTCGCGGTGCGCATGAAGATGAGTCTGAACGCCCAGATGGGGACTCCTGCTCCGCCGGgttctgcggcttcgcagGCCTCTCCTGCGGGGCCGTTTCCTTCGGCGTTCCGCGCGCATTTTCTGCCgaggggcgcgccgccgtcgcgccacgactcggcgcgcggagacaccgtggcggcgccggagtggccgcgaccgcggtccGCGAGTGCTCTACCCGCGCCTTCGActttcgcctcgccgtcggcgacgtcggcgacgcagggcgcgcgcgacgacgactgCGGGGGTTTtgggcgcgacgaggagggcgagaggcccTCGGGGCGTCAGGGatcgctctctgcgtgtttCACGTCGCTCATCCGGAGCCTTGCGGGGGGGGatcgaggcgaggcggcggctgccggcgggaCTCGCGGACCTTTCGCCGGCGTAGACCGACgagacgagaaggagcggcgaggctgcgagggcggcggcagactgTCTTACCGCAGCGTCGTGGAGAATTTGCTGGCGAGCTTgtcggagggcggcggcggctcgagtCGCGGCCACCACCTCCTTCAAGGCGAGGACGGGGCGCTGGTGCGGAAGCAGCTGATCGAGTTGCAGAGTCAGCTGGTGCGGCAGCTGTGGCGGggcggcccgcgcggcggaaacGGGGCCCGTTTGCCAGCGTCGCCACTCctcggcagccgcgacgacgagctcgccgcggcggcgcttgacCTTGCGGAGAGACGccacggcgagcgcgacctcgtcgccggcaggggcggcggcctcggagagagagagagacaccagggcgaccgcggcggcggccgccgcaagGGCGAGACCGCccccgacgcggagagcggcgtgAACAAGAACGGGCGAGGGTTTGCCTCCCGAGGGGGTGCAGccgacgcgctgctcgcggagcTCTCCAGCCCCCGTGCCGCCGAGGAGGTTGAGAGTTTCCTGCGGTCCCTGTCGAGTCAGTCACGGGATTCGCTGCTGgactcgctgcggcgcggaggcgccggcgaagaacgcgagcagcgcctctcggGGTGGACTGACGCCTGGAGagccttcctcgcggcgcggcgcagcggcggctcttcttccgccgcggcagaagaccgcgaggcgaaggaggccgcggcggggggagggggctcGAAGCGCAGCTTTGCGGGCGCAGCGTTTGGCTGCGAAGACCGCagggagccgcgcggcgacgcggttTCACCCATTCTCGCGCCCTTCGGTCTCGACGAGCGCAACGGGGCGGAGGAACTgcgggcagccgctgcgcagcggcgtgagcagcgcctcctcgcggacggcgtggagaaggagaccgcgggcggcgaggagtgGCTCCCTCGCAGAGCCAAGGAGGAGTCGTtctggggcggcgcggcggggctgggcagcagcgagcagaaagggggcggcgacggcctggAGGCCGTCTCCCAGTCGGCGAATGCCTCGGGGGGCGGTCTGGGGTCTCTCACGCCCTCGAGGCCAGCGTCGACGGGCGGtgaagagaaggcggcgggccCCCAGGACGACGCTCGAGGAGTCCGGCGAttcgccggcgacgaggctcTCGATAGAGACGACGATatgggcgccgacgcctaCGCGTCCTTCACGCAACTCACCAAGCGGGAGTGGGAACTCCTCGACTACCTGGACACCCTCGACTTCGAAACTGCCGACCTCGACGCCGTCATGCCGCTCATCAACCAAGTCCCGAAAGTCCGAG GTGTTTGCTTCGATCGAAAGGGGCTCTACTGGATCAGTCAGTGGCATTCGCAGCAGAAGAAACACCGCGAGTGGTTTGGCGTCAAGCGCCTCGGATTTCGCAAGGCCTGGGCGCTCGCCGTGTGCgttcgccgcgacgcggagaaagtCGAAGACGAGCCGATCGACTACCCGCGAATTCCG gacTACGAGGAAGTACTGGGCGTGACCTACGCGCGCGGGCCCTCGGGGCGCTACTGGGTGGCGCACTTTGCGAAGACGCtgcctgccgcgtcgccgtaCTACCTGGGGAGCGTCGGGCGGAAGCTTTTTCCGGTCTCGGAGTCGAGTTTCGAAGAGGCCCggcggcaggctgcgcggctggtcgcgcaggcgccgctgccgcgcgcgttcTTCCTCGATCCTGACCGCCGTACGACCTCGGCCTTCgagtcctcgcgcgcgggcgaatGCGCGCTCCCGACGACAGCCGCCGACCGGCAGTTCGTGTCGCGGAAGCGCCTCTTCAACGTCTTCACGTGGCTcaacggcggcgcctcgtggACGAACGTCCGCCGGTGGGCGCACGCCAAGCGCATGCAACTCGCCGAAGAAGACTGGCCGGTTCAGTTCCCCCACAGCGGCAAGCTgaccgcagacgcctgcggagaaggcgagcgcggcgacgcggacgcgaggagCTTTGCGGGTGACGAAGGCGTCAAAAAGGAACACGGCTCATCGGCGCGCCCGGACTG GTTGTTCGCCCCGGGCGCGATCGGCGCGGAGAAtttctcgccgtcttcggtGAGCGTCCCCAGCGGCGCGGtggcctccgcgtcgagtGTGACGCCGGCAGGCTCGCAGAAGCCGTTGCCGCTGTGTCACCCCGAGGAGACTTCGCAGTCGACGAATCGCGAAGCGActgaggagggcgagacggTGAGTCCGGCTGAGAGTGTgcgtggcgacgcgcgaggatTGGACGAGGATctgggcgctggcggcgcggctggcaGCCGAGAAGGCAccgcgaaggcccgcgagaaagacgaaggcggaggggcgCTGCGTTCGGACAGGGAGGGAGGCGGtgtcggcgcggcaggcgcggctccgctggcgggcgcgcgcgcaggctgcgaggaagagggGGCGGAAgagccgctgtcgccgaTCGACATCGACTCGATCGTCGCGGACGCCTACGAGAGCTTTTCggacgaggacgccgccgaggcagacggGCTCGGCGGAGCAGGCAAGCAGAGCAGACGCATTCGACTCCCCAAAATTGGTGGCGTCTACTACAAGCGCGACGGCAACTACAAGGCGTGGGCTGCCAGCTGGCACATACAGGGCAAGCGAACCCGCAGATACTTCACCGTAAAGAAACACGGATTCAT GAACGCGTACCTGAAGGccgtgcgcgcgcgtcgcgaggCCGAGCGGCACGAGGGCATCAGCGTGAAGCATCGCCACCACGCGTTggtggctggcggcggaggccaggCAGCAGGCACCGCGTCgggtggcgcggcggcgctgccgggagacgacgacgcgcggggGGGGTTGCTCCGgtcggcctcgctcgcgtcgtcggcggccggCTTCCCGCACGCCATTGCGCGGTTGCTGCGAGACCGCGTGCAAGCGAACTTTTGGGGTCCGACGCCcaaaggcgacgaggacgccgccgacCGCCCCGGGGGGCACGGTGAGAAGGCGTggctgggcgccgcggcgaacggctcccctcgcggcgccgaggcgtacgcgccctccgcggtgaggcgcgacggagggGCCGCCGCGGATGCGGGGGtcccgcatgcagagaagtctgggcggggaggcgacagtgcgcgcgaggcgggcttgcctccgcgtcgcgcaggcgaagaagaggcgccgggagacggcgaggaggacggccgcggcgcggcggcgttgcgGGTCGGAGGAAatctccgcggcgaggcgctgctgcactcCACTGCGCAGGTGTCTGTCCACCTCACCCCGCTGGAGCGCGTCGCGAAGGCTATCGACATCGACCTCGAGGAGCTGACCGACCGCATCTGTcgggctgcgcgcgggcgagacgacggcgaagaggatgCCCTTTTCCGCAGCAGCAGTCGCGGCGttgacgaagacgaggaagacgagcgagCGTCTCACGAcgacgctctcgcgcgacgaCTCGATGAGAAGGCTGCATCCGCACACTCGGGGGTCTCCAAAAGCCTCGAATTCGCCATGGCCAGAGAAACCCTGGACGTCCTGCTCTCAGACCTGTACAG CGTGGTGTCAAAGCTGAGTGGAGCGGGGCGGTGGGTGGCGCTtgcgtcgcccgccagcgcgtcTTCGGGGGAGCCGCTCACGGGGTCGTGGCTGGGTGAGGCGGGTGAGCAAAGCTCGAAGCGCGGCCGAGCAGAGGCCGAcctcggcggcgtccgcgagcgcgagtcGGAGAgtgtgtctctgtgtggAGAGGAGGTCGGCCCCTCGTCGACTTCGGAGCTCCACGTGATTCTGCAGCTGGTAGTCATCAAGCACTACCTGTCGAGCGTCCGCGTGGCGACCAAGGGCGAGCAgatcgcgccgctgctcgcgctgtTTGAGCCTTGCATCAAGCAGGGCTTGCTGCCACACCAgtgctgcgtctcgcgacTGCGTTGGCTGGTCTGCCAGCTCTGTCGGGCGTCGATTCCGTGGCTGGACGAGAGGAACGTGCTTACCGATGCCCTCCTCTACCGCCGCCTggaggagctcgccgccgaggacggcgacagcggcggagacgacgcagacctcgacgacggcgcgcctgcgcccgcaggcCTCATCACGTTTTCCTCTGgcttcggcgacggcgctggaggctcGAGAGGAGGtggggaggcgcgcgtgggTGACGCCCTTGCGCGGAAGTCGCGGcaagcggcgctcgcgctcagcTTCCGCACAGActccgaggaggaagcgagcccaggcgaggcggacgacACCTGCCTGGCTGCGCTGATCGAAGGCGGGCTGACGAAAGACGCGGAACCGAatggaggcgagacgcgccgcgacgccgagaaatccgacggcgtctgcagcggtcTGCAGTGCGAAACGGGTGAGCCCCAGGGAGGTTTAAGCGAGAACGACGGCAGCGAGGTGCTGAGGTGCGCGCGTCAAAAGCTGGGCAGCGCGGCTCCCGCCGAGGACGCCTCCGGGTCCACGCAGAGCGCGAAGCCagcaggcagaggcagagtGCAGTGCGAAGAGGGGAAGGAGCAAGCGTGCTGTCTGCTGCTTTCCGCGTCGACAGCGCCGTCCAGTGCCGAGACCGCGGGGAAACTCAAGAACGCAACTCCCAGAGAGCGATCCACAGAGCCCAAAGgccgcgcggacgacgcgctggcgcccggctcgccgcggcagctcgcagaggagggcgcagaggagtCTACTCACGGAGCCGAAGCGCGAGACCGCGCCAGTGTAGCCTTCGCGGATGAGGTGAAGGCGGCAGGGCCGGTGCGGGCAcccggcgacagcgcggaaggcgagatgaaggaaggcgcggcgcagagatgCGTCGCGGCTGCTTTGTCACCTGCGTCCTCGAGTCGCGGCGCCAACGGAGACATctgtgcggcggcaggcctGGGCGCGTGCGAGCCTGGAGAAGAGGCTGGGGTGTCCAgcagtctcctcgcgtcgcgctgcggaACGCCGGCGCCCGTCTCGGCTGCGACGCCCTCGGGTCGGTCGACGGTTTCGAGCGACGTGCCGGCCTAG